The Bdellovibrionota bacterium genomic sequence AATTGGTCCCGGATCGCCCGCCAATCGGAGCAATGCGAATTCGCGCCGGTGTTGGCAAGGACCTCCGGCGTCAGATTGCTTTCAAATCCACTTCCGGTAGTGTTCACGGCCGATTCGCCGGCGACCGCATATCCGCCTCCCGACGTCGGCGTTTGATCGCTCCCATCGCACCCCGTTCCCGTGCACCATGTGGTGGGATCGGAGTCCATAAGCTCCGGCGGAATGTTGTAGTCGTGCCCCGTAATTTCGCCGCCGCCCGAAGTCTTGGCGTCCGTGGTCGTCCCGCAGAGAAGTGCGCCCGTAGGGCCCTGGCCGGACCCGGGCATTCCCGGGGAAGGGGGAAATGTGATTCCGGTCATGATCTGCTGGTGCGTCTCGATCTGGACGCTGCCTCCGCTTTTGCCATAGCCGTACGACGTCAACACAAGCAGGTTATCCGCGTCGGTCGCAGGATTTCCGTTTTCTTTCGGATTCGGGGCGCCCTGGTCGTCGATATCGTTATCTCTAATCCGAACCTCATAATTCCCGCCGTTGAACGGCGTTTTTGAGATCATGACGCCGGACGGATAGAGCGCTAACAGCTGATCAAACGTTTTGCCTTCCATCAACTTTCGGCCTCGCGCGACGCCGACTTCCGCGATATCGAAAACGTCCACCGTCTTCGTGTAATTTCCGCTGACCTTTACGCTCGACGTCGTCGTCGCCGCGCCGGTCATGAGAAAAAAGCTCATGGCCATCAGCGCGATCAGCGCCAAGACAACCACAAACCCCCCTTTTCCCTTTTTTACCCACCCCTTCATAACGCCCTCCTTATTGATAATTCCGAAGCCGAATGTTCATCTTGATTTCTTTCGTATCCTCGACGCCCGTGTTCGGGTTCGTTCTCCCGGTTCCCGCCACCAAACGCATCGACACCGTCTTGATGAAGGGAAGATCGCCTCCGGGCGGCTGATCCACCCAAAGCCCCGTGGTCCCGTACTGGTACTTGAGCTGAAAGGCCCTGACGTTTTCGATCACGAGCTGATCCCCCGCCTGCCGTTTGATCTGGTCCGGCACGCCGTCCGGTTTAATGGAATCATCGACGAACTCGTAGATGATATCCTCGTCCGTAGGCGGGGACGGATCGATCACGCCGTTCGCGTTCAGGTCGGCTTGGATCCGAAGCCGCGTCGGCGTCGCCTCCGCAAGTGGAATGCCCCACTTGGTGCCTCCGCGCAAGATACCGCGAGGGTCCGAGCCGGCCCGGCGGATATCCCGCCCGATGATGAAAAACGAGATCTGCGACATCGACTCGACGTCCGCTCGCAAACGTTGCGACACGGATTGTTTTCGTTGCTTCCCCAGGAAAGTGTAGATCGCGCTTACCGTAACACCCGCGAGAATCAACACGATCATGATCTCGATGAGCGTAAATCCCGTCGCGTTTTTTTTTCGGCGCCCCTTTCGATTAATGGTTCTCAATTGAAATCGCTCCTCCGACGTCGACGGTGATCGTTTTCGTGCGTGTGGCCCCCAGCCCTGTCACGATCACATAGGGAGCGGGGATCGCCCCTGAAGAAAACTGAAAAAGGCCTCGCGGTGTGGATTCGAGCCATTTTGCTCCCGTTCCCAGCGCCGTCGTCCACGTGGCATTGTCGAGGTACGTATCCACAGGCATGCGATTGACGTCCCCGACCTGTTCCCAGTTTGCCGTTCCGGTGATATTCGCCCCCACGGTCCAGTCGGAACTCGAGGAGAACGAAATTCGATGAACGCGATTGGTCGATATCGCGCGGCTGCGAATCAGGACGATGTCATCATGAATCGCCTGCGTCGCGCGATCGACGCTGTCTCCCGACTTGGAACCGAGCATGGTGATGATGAATACCGAGGCTAGGGCCGCAACGATCACCATGACGATGATGATCTCGATCAGGGACATCCCCAGCGATATTTTCGTAATTCGGTCCATCTGCACCCTGCCCTCGCATTCCAACACTACGCCTCGGCCCTCCGGCTCGATTCAATCGTTGGGACGCCGGAACGCAACGCATGTTGGACCAAATAAAAATTTTAACATATTAGTGGGTCTTCCAGAAGCGCCGAGCATCTTCTTTTGAGTGTTAAGAAAAGTTTACTCATCTAACCCTCTCGGAGCCGCTGATAAGGAAACCGAAGAAGCAGGTCACGAATGCCCCTCCGAATCGATTCTACCGAACTTTGCTGCAAATTTTGTTCGAGAAGCGGAAGGACGGTTCCGCTCGTGCGTTCGATGAACGGCCTTTATTGTACGAACGAACGCTGTTATTCGCGCCTTGCCGACGGTAATTTGGTGCCGCCGGCCGACTGCAGCCGTTGCAAGGAGAACGCTTTTTACGCTGAAGAGGACGGCACGCCGCTTTATATTTGCATCGCGTGCGGTCAGAAGGATTCCGCCTAGTGTCCCGAGTCCGAGATAGCTTGATGACAAAGGATGCCGATGCGCCCGGATGGCAAGGCGCGACGACGAAGGCGTACTTGCAAAGCCGTACGCCGAGGAGGAGCAACGCAGCCAGCCGGGATGCAGCGGCGGCCGACTATCAAGATATGTCGGACTCGGGACACTGGGGGATAAGAAAGCATGAAAAAAGTTCTTAAACTGCTCGGAATCATCGTCGCCGTTCTTTCCCCGGCGGCCTGGATGACGTATCAGATCACACGCACGCCCACGGTGGGTTGCGAAGTCTGCATGGAGTTTCGCGGACGTTCGCAATGCCGCAAAGCCACCGGCCCGGACCAACCGTCGTGCAAAACAACGGCCACGGACAACGCTTGCGCTTTTTTGGCTTCCGGAATGACCGATTCCATCAAGTGCACGCA encodes the following:
- a CDS encoding prepilin-type N-terminal cleavage/methylation domain-containing protein — its product is MRTINRKGRRKKNATGFTLIEIMIVLILAGVTVSAIYTFLGKQRKQSVSQRLRADVESMSQISFFIIGRDIRRAGSDPRGILRGGTKWGIPLAEATPTRLRIQADLNANGVIDPSPPTDEDIIYEFVDDSIKPDGVPDQIKRQAGDQLVIENVRAFQLKYQYGTTGLWVDQPPGGDLPFIKTVSMRLVAGTGRTNPNTGVEDTKEIKMNIRLRNYQ
- a CDS encoding GspH/FimT family protein; protein product: MLECEGRVQMDRITKISLGMSLIEIIIVMVIVAALASVFIITMLGSKSGDSVDRATQAIHDDIVLIRSRAISTNRVHRISFSSSSDWTVGANITGTANWEQVGDVNRMPVDTYLDNATWTTALGTGAKWLESTPRGLFQFSSGAIPAPYVIVTGLGATRTKTITVDVGGAISIENH